In Streptomyces sp. NBC_01551, one DNA window encodes the following:
- a CDS encoding GAF domain-containing protein: protein MVDPSLALPGGADPAERTRELRRAHAAFTRDGLVEAPVRAVIAKSWRRCARARVSPECAPRVDRAEPELREYREQHPLARVMPVFRELVGAFAASGAHLLAVCDARGSLLWVEGEPATLRRADRLGFVPGARWAETAMGTNAPGTAVALGQPVQVFGAEHFSRRVHPWTCAAAPVRDPRTGGVLGAVDITGGDGLAHPHSLAFVQAVARAAEAQLALLDPAPAAARDTLTVLGRDEALLVVGGREIALGRRHSEIMVLLAHHPEGLSGEELAIALYEDESVCPVTLRAEISRLRGLLGGRHLLSRPYRTAAPLEADFTAVTRHLAAGAVSAALNRYPGPLLPASTAPGIARLRRRIEDQARAAVIARADAGLLSDWVCGPWGADDPEVWRALAAALPPEARSAALARVRSLDLELGTPTPTPTPTPKPAPAPTPRRRATSPQPACS from the coding sequence ATGGTCGATCCGTCGTTGGCGCTGCCGGGCGGGGCGGATCCCGCCGAGCGCACGCGCGAACTGCGGCGGGCGCACGCGGCGTTCACGCGGGACGGGCTGGTCGAGGCACCGGTCCGGGCGGTGATCGCGAAGTCCTGGCGGCGCTGCGCCCGGGCCCGGGTCAGCCCGGAGTGCGCGCCCCGGGTGGATCGGGCGGAGCCGGAGCTGCGGGAGTACCGGGAGCAGCATCCGCTGGCCCGGGTGATGCCGGTGTTCCGGGAGCTGGTCGGGGCGTTCGCGGCGAGCGGGGCGCACCTGCTGGCGGTGTGCGACGCGCGGGGCAGCCTGCTCTGGGTCGAGGGCGAACCGGCGACGCTGCGGCGGGCGGACCGGCTCGGCTTCGTGCCGGGCGCGCGCTGGGCGGAGACGGCTATGGGAACCAACGCGCCCGGTACGGCGGTCGCGCTCGGACAGCCCGTACAGGTCTTCGGGGCGGAGCACTTCAGCCGCCGGGTGCATCCGTGGACCTGCGCGGCGGCCCCGGTCCGCGATCCCCGGACCGGCGGGGTGCTCGGCGCGGTGGACATCACCGGCGGCGACGGCCTGGCCCACCCCCACTCGCTCGCCTTCGTCCAGGCGGTGGCGCGGGCGGCCGAAGCCCAGCTGGCCCTGCTCGACCCGGCCCCGGCGGCGGCCCGCGACACCCTGACCGTGCTCGGCCGCGACGAGGCGCTGCTGGTGGTCGGGGGCCGGGAGATCGCGCTCGGGCGGCGGCACAGCGAGATCATGGTGCTGCTCGCGCACCATCCGGAGGGGCTGTCGGGCGAGGAGCTGGCGATCGCCCTGTACGAGGACGAGTCGGTCTGCCCGGTGACGCTGCGGGCTGAGATCTCGCGGCTGCGCGGGCTGCTGGGCGGGCGGCACCTGCTCTCCCGCCCGTACCGGACCGCCGCCCCGCTGGAGGCGGACTTCACCGCCGTGACCCGGCACCTGGCGGCGGGCGCCGTCTCGGCCGCGCTGAACCGCTACCCGGGGCCGCTGCTGCCCGCGTCGACGGCGCCCGGGATCGCCCGGCTGCGCCGCCGGATCGAGGACCAGGCGCGAGCCGCCGTGATCGCCCGGGCGGACGCGGGGCTGCTGAGCGACTGGGTGTGCGGCCCGTGGGGCGCGGACGACCCGGAGGTGTGGCGGGCCCTGGCCGCCGCGCTCCCGCCGGAGGCGCGATCGGCCGCGCTGGCGCGCGTACGCTCCCTGGACCTCGAACTCGGCACGCCCACACCCACGCCCACACCCACGCCCAAACCGGCGCCCGCACCCACGCCCAGGCGACGTGCAACGTCCCCGCAACCTGCCTGCTCCTAG
- a CDS encoding MOSC domain-containing protein → MGTAQVAAVSSNGVYSFTKPNRESITLIAGLGVEGDVHAGVTVKHRSRVAQDPTQPNLRQVHLIHRELFDEVALAGFSVEPGQLGENVTTEGIDLLGLPTGTLLSLGEEAVVEVTGLRNPCLQIDNFQDGLLKQVVLRDDEGRLIRKAGIMGVVRQGGTIQPGDPIAVTLPPTPHTPLDRV, encoded by the coding sequence ATGGGCACCGCACAGGTCGCGGCGGTCAGCAGCAACGGCGTGTACTCGTTCACCAAGCCCAACCGCGAGAGCATCACGCTGATCGCCGGGCTCGGCGTCGAGGGAGACGTGCACGCGGGAGTGACGGTCAAGCACCGCTCGCGCGTCGCGCAGGATCCGACCCAGCCGAACCTGCGCCAAGTACATCTGATTCACCGCGAGCTGTTCGACGAGGTGGCCCTGGCCGGGTTCAGCGTCGAGCCGGGGCAGCTCGGCGAGAACGTGACCACGGAAGGCATCGATCTGCTCGGCCTGCCGACCGGCACGCTGCTGAGCCTCGGCGAGGAGGCGGTGGTCGAGGTGACCGGGTTGCGCAACCCGTGTCTCCAGATCGACAACTTCCAGGACGGGCTGCTCAAGCAGGTCGTCCTGCGGGACGACGAGGGCCGGCTGATACGCAAGGCCGGAATCATGGGCGTGGTCCGCCAGGGCGGCACCATCCAACCCGGCGACCCCATAGCCGTGACCCTGCCCCCGACCCCGCACACCCCGCTCGACCGCGTCTGA
- a CDS encoding DEAD/DEAH box helicase, whose protein sequence is MAAGHDAGVRLSLRIELDGIAGVDGVSGVSEVAGISRVDGIAEVDKAAGATDEADGTDRADRADRADRAPETATFRAVLQLHSLADAALVADAADVWAGAGAAAAGFPPRTRMDALRALRRAAGLWPPLNPLLGAAVPDAVPLADEEVAELLGEAGRALAADGVQVHWPRGLARTLTTRAVVGGPSTAASAGSALPGLLSPGALLSFSWHHALGEGDDLTRAELDRLAEATRPLVRLRDEWVLIDPAEARRARARRDHEVAAADALAAVLTGSAEIDGARIDVQATGHLERLRALLAADPEKDTAQDFQAPAELRAILRDYQLRGLRWLSRMTSLGLGACLADDMGLGKTVTLIALHLHRQGDPATAGPTLVVCPASLLGNWQREIEKFAPGTPVRRFHGAGRALPGPHPHSPHGAHDPAAGFVLTTYGTMRLDAPELAAVRWGMVVADEAQHVKNPRSATARALRTIPAPARVALTGTPVENNLSELWAVLDWTTPGLLGRLGTFRARYAEPVESGRDPQAAARLAALVRPFLLRRKKSDPGIAPELPPKTETDHPVSLSSEQAALYEAVVRETLAAISQADGMERRGLVVKLLTSLKQICNHPAQYLKEDTGARSGKLELLDELLDTILAEGESGGSVLVFTQYVAMARILEKHLAGRGIPSRLLHGGTPVARREELVERFQSGEVPVFLLSLKAAGTGLNLTRAGHVIHYDRWWNPAVEEQATDRAYRIGQTRPVQVHRLIAEGTVEDRIARLLERKRALADSVLAAGEGALTELTDAELAELVALRPAPGE, encoded by the coding sequence GTGGCCGCCGGCCACGACGCGGGCGTCCGCCTCTCGCTCCGTATCGAGCTCGACGGCATCGCCGGGGTCGACGGAGTCAGCGGAGTCTCCGAGGTCGCCGGCATCAGCAGGGTCGACGGCATCGCCGAGGTCGACAAGGCCGCCGGCGCAACCGACGAAGCCGACGGCACCGACCGGGCCGACCGAGCCGACCGGGCCGACCGAGCCCCCGAGACCGCCACCTTCCGCGCCGTGCTCCAGCTGCACAGCCTGGCCGACGCCGCCCTGGTCGCCGACGCCGCAGACGTCTGGGCCGGTGCCGGAGCCGCCGCGGCCGGGTTCCCTCCGCGCACCCGGATGGACGCCCTCCGGGCGCTGCGCCGGGCCGCCGGGCTCTGGCCGCCGCTGAACCCCCTGCTGGGCGCGGCCGTCCCCGACGCCGTCCCGCTCGCCGACGAGGAGGTCGCGGAGCTGCTCGGAGAGGCCGGGCGGGCCCTGGCCGCCGACGGGGTGCAGGTGCACTGGCCGCGCGGGCTCGCCCGTACCCTCACCACCCGCGCCGTGGTCGGCGGCCCGAGCACGGCAGCCTCCGCCGGTTCCGCCCTCCCCGGCCTCCTCTCCCCCGGCGCCCTGCTCTCCTTCTCCTGGCACCACGCCCTCGGCGAGGGCGACGACCTGACGCGCGCCGAACTCGACCGCCTCGCCGAGGCGACCCGGCCCCTGGTCCGGCTGCGCGACGAGTGGGTGCTGATCGACCCGGCCGAAGCCCGCCGGGCCCGCGCCCGCCGGGACCACGAGGTGGCGGCCGCGGACGCGCTGGCCGCCGTACTCACCGGGTCGGCCGAAATCGACGGCGCGCGGATCGACGTACAGGCGACCGGTCACCTGGAGCGGCTGCGGGCCCTGCTCGCCGCCGATCCCGAGAAGGACACGGCACAGGACTTCCAGGCTCCCGCCGAGCTGCGCGCCATCCTGCGCGACTACCAGCTGCGCGGCCTGCGCTGGCTGTCCCGGATGACCTCACTCGGCCTCGGCGCCTGCCTGGCCGACGACATGGGCCTCGGCAAGACCGTCACCCTCATCGCGCTACACCTGCACCGCCAGGGCGACCCCGCGACCGCCGGCCCGACGCTCGTCGTCTGCCCGGCCTCCCTCCTCGGCAACTGGCAGCGGGAGATCGAGAAGTTCGCACCCGGCACCCCGGTGCGCCGCTTCCACGGCGCCGGCCGCGCCCTGCCCGGCCCACATCCCCACAGCCCACACGGCGCCCACGACCCCGCCGCAGGCTTCGTCCTCACCACCTACGGCACCATGCGCCTCGACGCGCCCGAACTCGCCGCCGTCCGCTGGGGCATGGTCGTCGCCGACGAGGCCCAGCACGTCAAGAACCCGCGCTCCGCCACCGCCAGGGCCCTGCGCACCATCCCCGCCCCGGCCCGCGTCGCCCTCACCGGCACCCCGGTCGAGAACAACCTCTCCGAGCTGTGGGCCGTCCTCGACTGGACCACGCCCGGCCTGCTCGGCCGGCTCGGCACCTTCCGCGCCCGCTACGCCGAGCCCGTCGAATCCGGCCGCGACCCCCAGGCGGCGGCCCGCCTCGCCGCGCTCGTACGACCGTTCCTTCTGCGGCGCAAGAAGTCCGACCCCGGCATCGCACCCGAGCTGCCGCCGAAGACCGAGACCGACCACCCCGTCTCCCTCAGCAGCGAACAGGCCGCGCTGTACGAGGCGGTCGTCCGCGAGACGCTCGCCGCGATCTCGCAGGCGGACGGCATGGAGCGGCGCGGACTGGTGGTCAAGCTGCTGACCTCCCTGAAGCAGATCTGCAACCATCCGGCGCAGTACCTCAAGGAGGACACCGGCGCCCGCTCCGGCAAGCTGGAGCTGCTGGACGAACTCCTCGACACCATCCTCGCGGAGGGCGAGTCGGGCGGCTCGGTGCTCGTCTTCACCCAGTACGTGGCGATGGCCCGGATACTGGAGAAGCACCTGGCCGGCCGCGGGATCCCCTCCCGGCTCCTGCACGGCGGCACGCCCGTCGCCCGCCGCGAGGAGCTCGTGGAACGCTTCCAGTCCGGCGAGGTGCCCGTCTTCCTGCTGTCCCTGAAGGCTGCGGGCACCGGGCTGAACCTGACCCGGGCCGGCCATGTCATCCACTACGACCGCTGGTGGAACCCGGCCGTCGAGGAGCAGGCCACCGACCGCGCGTACCGGATCGGCCAGACCCGGCCGGTGCAGGTGCACCGGCTGATCGCCGAGGGCACCGTGGAGGACCGGATCGCGCGGCTGCTGGAGCGCAAACGGGCCCTCGCGGACTCCGTTCTCGCGGCGGGTGAGGGCGCGCTGACCGAACTGACCGACGCCGAGCTGGCGGAGCTGGTGGCCCTCCGCCCCGCCCCCGGGGAGTGA
- a CDS encoding class I SAM-dependent methyltransferase — translation MSEDHTHVQEFFGARAADWDRKFPDDEPAFATAVAEFGLRPGDRVLDAGCGTGRALTPLRAAVGPGGTVLGADVTPQMLASARQAGRAADGTLLLTDVARLPLRDAVLDAVFAAGLIAHLPDPEANLRELARVVRPGGGLALFHPIGRAALAARHGRELTPDDLRAEHNLGPLLSASGWDMTSYADEDERFLVLAVRRA, via the coding sequence ATGAGCGAAGACCACACACACGTGCAGGAGTTCTTCGGAGCGCGTGCAGCCGACTGGGACCGGAAGTTCCCGGACGACGAGCCCGCCTTCGCGACCGCCGTGGCCGAGTTCGGGCTGCGGCCCGGCGACCGGGTGCTCGACGCGGGCTGCGGGACCGGGCGGGCGCTGACCCCGCTGCGGGCGGCCGTCGGACCCGGCGGAACGGTACTCGGCGCCGACGTCACCCCGCAGATGCTGGCCTCCGCACGGCAGGCCGGGCGGGCCGCCGACGGCACGCTGCTGCTCACGGACGTGGCCCGGCTGCCGTTGCGTGACGCGGTACTGGACGCCGTGTTCGCCGCCGGGCTCATCGCGCACCTGCCGGATCCGGAGGCGAACCTGCGCGAGCTGGCCCGGGTGGTGCGCCCGGGAGGCGGGCTGGCACTGTTCCACCCGATCGGGCGCGCCGCCCTGGCCGCGCGCCACGGGCGCGAGCTGACCCCGGACGACCTGCGGGCCGAGCACAACCTCGGCCCGCTGCTGTCCGCGTCGGGCTGGGACATGACCTCGTACGCCGACGAGGACGAGCGCTTCCTTGTGCTCGCGGTACGCCGCGCCTGA
- a CDS encoding oxygenase MpaB family protein codes for MQRYDRLREILRLDPDQDFLAIYRLTATYEFPWDFARALELALFRTYAVPAIGGLLAETAEFTERAQKRYDDTALLLDAVVEHGFDSDTARTAIRRVNQMHRSYDIGNEDMRYVLCTFVVIPARWLDAYGWRPLTHHERRACANYYATLGRHLGITDIPGSYEEFETTLDAYEEAHFGWDEGGRKVADSTIELMASWYPAPLAPAVRALSLSLLDESLLSAFRYEPPREPVRQLFRGALRLRGRAVRLLPPRKAPHYARQNPEIKGYPHGYDVGELGTFPVPGLGGCPVPHPRRPAGADAQP; via the coding sequence GTGCAGCGTTACGACCGGCTGAGGGAGATCCTCCGGCTCGATCCCGACCAAGACTTCCTCGCCATCTACCGGCTCACCGCCACTTACGAGTTCCCCTGGGACTTCGCCCGGGCCCTGGAGCTCGCGCTGTTCCGTACGTACGCCGTTCCCGCCATCGGGGGCCTGCTGGCCGAGACCGCCGAGTTCACCGAGCGCGCCCAGAAGCGCTACGACGACACGGCGCTCCTCCTCGACGCGGTCGTCGAGCACGGCTTCGACAGCGACACCGCCCGCACCGCGATCCGCCGCGTCAACCAGATGCACCGCAGCTACGACATCGGCAACGAGGACATGCGCTACGTCCTGTGCACGTTCGTGGTGATTCCGGCGCGCTGGCTGGACGCCTACGGCTGGCGACCGCTGACCCACCACGAGCGCCGGGCCTGCGCGAACTACTACGCCACTCTCGGCCGCCACCTGGGCATCACGGACATCCCGGGCTCCTACGAGGAGTTCGAGACCACCCTGGACGCCTACGAGGAGGCCCACTTCGGCTGGGACGAGGGCGGCCGCAAGGTCGCCGACTCCACCATCGAACTGATGGCCTCCTGGTACCCGGCCCCGCTCGCCCCGGCCGTACGGGCCCTGAGCCTCTCCCTCCTCGACGAGTCGCTGCTCTCCGCCTTCCGCTACGAGCCCCCGCGGGAGCCGGTCCGGCAGCTGTTCCGGGGCGCCCTGCGGCTGCGCGGCCGCGCGGTACGGCTGCTGCCCCCGCGCAAGGCCCCGCACTACGCCCGGCAGAATCCGGAGATCAAGGGCTACCCGCACGGCTACGACGTCGGCGAGCTCGGCACCTTCCCGGTGCCCGGCCTCGGCGGCTGCCCCGTACCGCACCCGCGCCGCCCGGCCGGCGCGGACGCCCAGCCCTGA
- a CDS encoding SWF or SNF family helicase encodes MDRDRMNRMDRSDRSEKTFPALPPAPGRGFADTWWGHAWLRALEDSALDGRQVKQGRRYARAGVVGAVSVRPGRLTAVVRGPDGTAHRTDVLVQEFTEAEWDRLLGLAASEAGHIAALLDREVPPELAEDAAAAGVELLPGIGDLDPRCDCGEWDHCSHTAALCYQVARLLDRDPFVLLLLRGRGERELVDELERRNSAEAEGQGQGLGQGQGGSLRPLADAGVPAAEAFAAGRALPPLPAPAILPDGPGQPPTLDTESEPELDVDAVEFLAQAAASEAYRRLARALSPGHADRPPRPPLTAAEDAVRLAAEACDVRVRSRLAASGDRDRAALDLAVRAWGFGGAPALAVLEDDWTPDRATLARARAALATAWSDATDPAATDPTDPEPTGPRTTDPAATAADPAPPLRRVRARWTVAGTDRQLRLGREGRWWPYRREAGRWLPAGPGAPDPASALAEPDPANGT; translated from the coding sequence ATGGACCGCGACCGCATGAACCGCATGGACCGGAGCGACCGGAGCGAGAAGACCTTCCCGGCCTTGCCGCCCGCCCCCGGCCGGGGATTCGCCGACACCTGGTGGGGCCATGCCTGGCTGCGCGCGCTGGAGGACAGCGCGCTCGACGGCCGGCAGGTCAAGCAGGGCCGCCGGTACGCCCGCGCGGGCGTGGTCGGCGCGGTCTCGGTGCGGCCGGGACGGCTGACGGCGGTGGTGCGCGGCCCGGACGGGACGGCGCACCGCACCGATGTGCTGGTGCAGGAGTTCACCGAAGCGGAATGGGACCGGCTGCTGGGGCTGGCGGCCTCCGAGGCGGGCCACATCGCGGCGCTGCTGGACCGGGAGGTGCCGCCGGAGCTGGCCGAGGACGCGGCGGCGGCCGGGGTGGAACTGCTGCCCGGAATAGGGGATCTGGACCCGCGCTGCGACTGCGGGGAGTGGGACCACTGCTCGCACACGGCGGCGCTCTGCTACCAGGTGGCGCGGCTGCTGGACCGGGACCCGTTCGTGCTGTTGCTGCTGCGCGGGCGCGGGGAGCGGGAGCTGGTGGACGAACTGGAGCGACGCAACTCGGCCGAAGCGGAAGGGCAAGGGCAAGGCCTGGGCCAGGGGCAAGGGGGCTCCCTTCGCCCCCTCGCCGACGCAGGCGTTCCGGCCGCCGAGGCGTTCGCCGCCGGGCGCGCCCTGCCGCCGCTGCCCGCGCCGGCGATCCTGCCGGACGGGCCGGGGCAGCCGCCGACGCTGGACACGGAGTCCGAACCGGAACTCGACGTGGACGCGGTGGAGTTCCTCGCGCAGGCGGCGGCGTCCGAGGCGTACCGGCGGTTGGCGCGGGCGCTGTCTCCGGGGCACGCCGACCGCCCGCCGCGGCCCCCGCTGACCGCTGCCGAAGATGCCGTACGACTGGCAGCCGAGGCCTGTGACGTCCGGGTCCGTTCCCGCCTGGCCGCGTCTGGCGACAGGGACCGGGCCGCGCTGGACCTGGCCGTACGGGCCTGGGGCTTCGGCGGGGCCCCGGCCCTCGCGGTGCTGGAGGACGACTGGACGCCGGACCGCGCCACCCTGGCCCGCGCCCGCGCGGCCCTCGCCACGGCCTGGTCGGACGCGACCGACCCCGCAGCCACCGACCCCACCGACCCCGAACCCACCGGACCCCGAACCACCGACCCCGCAGCCACCGCCGCCGACCCGGCCCCGCCGCTGCGCCGGGTCCGCGCCCGCTGGACGGTCGCGGGCACGGACCGCCAGCTCCGGCTGGGCCGGGAGGGCCGCTGGTGGCCGTACCGCCGCGAGGCCGGCCGGTGGCTCCCGGCGGGCCCGGGCGCCCCGGACCCGGCGTCGGCGCTGGCGGAGCCGGACCCGGCCAACGGCACCTGA
- a CDS encoding MHYT domain-containing protein, with the protein MGHLDHAAYGLLTPVLSYVMASIGAALGLRCTVRALAATGPSRRNWLITAASAIGSGIWTMHFVAMLGFNVTGTEVHFNVPLTVLSLLVAMLVVGAGVFAVGYGKARGRSLLLGGLTTGLGVASMHYLGMAALRLHGEVTYDPLTVTLSVAIAVVAATAALWAALNIKAPVAVAIASLVMGAAVTSMHYTGMMAVAVRVTPSDAALPGVTAMQFIFPLAVGLGSYLFITSAFVALSPTADELAASASVRHLGGRAAAQH; encoded by the coding sequence ATGGGACACCTGGACCACGCCGCTTACGGCTTGTTGACACCCGTGCTGTCATACGTGATGGCATCCATAGGCGCCGCCCTCGGGCTGCGCTGCACCGTGCGCGCGCTCGCCGCGACCGGACCCTCCCGCCGCAACTGGCTCATCACCGCGGCTTCCGCGATCGGCTCGGGCATCTGGACGATGCACTTCGTCGCGATGCTCGGCTTCAACGTCACCGGCACCGAAGTCCACTTCAACGTGCCGCTGACCGTCCTCAGCCTGCTCGTCGCCATGCTCGTCGTCGGCGCCGGAGTCTTCGCCGTCGGCTACGGCAAGGCGCGCGGCCGCTCGCTCCTCCTCGGCGGACTGACCACCGGGCTGGGCGTCGCCAGCATGCACTACCTCGGCATGGCGGCCCTGCGACTGCACGGCGAGGTCACGTACGACCCGCTCACCGTCACGCTGTCCGTCGCCATCGCCGTCGTCGCGGCCACCGCCGCGCTCTGGGCGGCCCTCAACATCAAGGCCCCGGTGGCCGTCGCGATCGCCTCGCTCGTCATGGGAGCCGCCGTCACGAGCATGCACTACACCGGGATGATGGCCGTCGCCGTCCGGGTCACGCCCTCGGACGCCGCGTTGCCCGGGGTCACCGCCATGCAGTTCATCTTCCCGCTCGCCGTCGGGCTCGGGTCCTACCTCTTCATCACCTCCGCCTTCGTCGCGCTCTCCCCGACCGCCGACGAACTCGCCGCCTCGGCCTCGGTCCGGCACCTGGGCGGACGCGCGGCGGCGCAGCACTGA
- a CDS encoding SAM-dependent methyltransferase, whose product MVRVESEAVAVVVGGRAEVVDDDWGRETAVIRLDGTRFGPEALYGLADFSHVEVVYHFDRVPADKIETGARHPRGNPEWPLVGIFAQRGKNRPNRLGVSRCRVVKVDGLALHVEGLDAVEGTPVLDIKPYMEEFGPRGEVRQPEWATTLMRDYY is encoded by the coding sequence ATGGTGCGGGTGGAGTCGGAAGCGGTGGCGGTGGTCGTGGGCGGCCGCGCGGAGGTCGTCGACGACGACTGGGGCCGGGAGACGGCCGTGATCCGGCTGGACGGCACGCGGTTCGGGCCCGAGGCCCTGTACGGGCTGGCGGACTTCTCGCACGTCGAGGTGGTCTACCACTTCGACCGGGTGCCGGCCGACAAGATCGAGACGGGTGCGCGGCATCCCCGGGGCAACCCGGAGTGGCCGCTGGTGGGCATCTTCGCCCAGCGCGGCAAGAACCGGCCCAACCGGCTGGGCGTCTCGCGCTGCCGGGTGGTGAAGGTGGACGGCCTGGCCCTCCACGTGGAGGGCCTGGACGCGGTGGAGGGCACCCCGGTGCTCGACATCAAGCCGTACATGGAGGAGTTCGGCCCGCGTGGCGAGGTCCGACAGCCCGAGTGGGCGACGACCCTGATGCGCGACTACTACTGA